A single window of Drosophila suzukii chromosome 3, CBGP_Dsuzu_IsoJpt1.0, whole genome shotgun sequence DNA harbors:
- the Ppox gene encoding protoporphyrinogen oxidase, with protein MTTAVLGGGLSGLSAGYYLLRRFGKPLTIYEASPRVGGWVRTENRKDRNFIFESGPRTIRPIGVQGANTLELVEELQLEVTPIRRSHVAARNRMLYAKGQLCMLPNGPKGLFGVLPPFTKPLYKALFRDLVTASKKAKLEDESIYSFAERRFGKEIADYAISPMICGICAGNAREISVRFLMEGIFEKEQKYGGVLKGALLARFREKATDPKEGLFAQGQPKLYAQAQQEKWAMYGLQGGLENLPKAMRKYLGERDVNVQLSNECRNLTFNSSGVRMTIKDADVPVEHVVSSLPAYKLAPLVKQQHPSLSAQLLDIPYVDVLVVNMQFQGKLLKQDGFGLLVPPVEKLPILGVIFDSCCFEMGDNTVLTVMMGGHWFNQWFGDRPSPKQILDLATSHVQKILQIREEPKFSRVHTLHKCIPQYTVGHKRRVEGIRNYIKTYKLPLSLCGAAYDGVGINDVILSARRQVEAMPLS; from the coding sequence ATGACGACGGCTGTGCTGGGAGGCGGACTGAGCGGCTTGTCCGCTGGATACTACCTGTTGCGGCGGTTTGGGAAGCCGCTGACCATCTACGAGGCGTCGCCAAGAGTGGGCGGATGGGTGCGGACGGAGAACCGCAAGGACCGAAACTTCATCTTCGAGAGCGGACCGCGCACTATCCGCCCAATTGGCGTTCAAGGTGCCAACACCCTGGAGCTGGTGGAGGAACTGCAACTGGAGGTGACTCCCATCCGACGTAGTCATGTAGCTGCCCGCAACCGGATGTTATATGCCAAGGGACAGCTCTGCATGCTGCCCAACGGCCCCAAAGGACTCTTTGGCGTACTGCCTCCTTTCACCAAGCCGCTTTACAAGGCGCTGTTCCGGGATCTGGTCACcgcgagcaagaaggccaagTTGGAAGACGAGAGCATCTACAGCTTTGCAGAGCGGCGGTTCGGCAAGGAGATAGCCGACTACGCCATCAGTCCCATGATATGCGGCATTTGTGCCGGAAATGCCCGCGAGATCAGCGTTCGCTTTCTGATGGAGGGTATCTTCGAAAAGGAGCAAAAGTATGGAGGAGTACTTAAAGGCGCACTCTTAGCCCGCTTCCGAGAAAAGGCAACGGACCCCAAAGAGGGCCTCTTCGCTCAAGGACAGCCAAAGCTGTACGCCCAGGCGCAGCAGGAGAAGTGGGCCATGTACGGCCTGCAAGGCGGACTGGAGAACCTGCCCAAAGCCATGCGAAAGTACTTGGGCGAGCGGGATGTCAACGTGCAGCTGAGCAACGAGTGTCGCAATCTGACATTCAACAGCTCTGGCGTCCGGATGACCATCAAGGATGCCGATGTGCCGGTGGAGCATGTGGTCAGTTCCCTGCCCGCTTATAAACTGGCGCCACTGGTGAAGCAGCAGCATCCCTCGCTGAGCGCCCAGCTACTGGACATTCCGTACGTGGATGTGTTGGTGGTGAACATGCAGTTCCAGGGCAAGCTGCTCAAGCAAGACGGATTCGGACTGCTGGTGCCGCCCGTAGAGAAGCTGCCCATACTGGGTGTGATCTTTGACAGCTGCTGCTTTGAAATGGGCGATAACACCGTGCTCACCGTGATGATGGGTGGCCATTGGTTTAACCAATGGTTCGGTGATCGCCCCAGCCCCAAGCAGATCCTCGACTTGGCCACCAGCCACGTGCAGAAGATTCTGCAGATCCGCGAGGAGCCCAAGTTCAGTCGCGTGCACACGCTTCACAAGTGCATCCCGCAGTACACGGTGGGACATAAGCGACGCGTCGAGGGCATCCGGAACTACATCAAGACTTACAAGCTGCCACTGTCCCTTTGCGGAGCTGCCTATGATGGAGTGGGCATCAACGACGTCATCCTGTCCGCCCGGCGACAGGTGGAGGCCATGCCGTTGTCCTAA